One Brassica oleracea var. oleracea cultivar TO1000 chromosome C7, BOL, whole genome shotgun sequence genomic window carries:
- the LOC106303276 gene encoding uncharacterized protein LOC106303276, with protein sequence MFIVEQTKTILNMSSSGLDNATENPTLELKITSASVENIDATDKIDVYAVISINGSATQKKRSAKTPIDYDGGSNPTWNHTVKFSFNEREANEGLLNIKVELYSYWLEDENDVSLGEVNVPVQELLATNPLPPFSNGDVSKMKPVTYPIKFIGETKPNGKLSLSYRFKPAPVHDLYPTPLEPVYLPPFVQPGYTNPDPARLGQPVIYTPQCQTQTTVTELTIELVIKSANNIRNVNVFDDMDVYASVMICEGKTTKHKTKTPIAYSGFKFPTWNHAVKFSLGEEKLAREDRFSLVVELMSHRRVMGDKHIGKVSVQIQELIGSNPPSPCTDVDINNMKLVTHKVGGVYGEGTLSFTYRFLEEQVAIPIVPGTTPQPFIMYVPVPHHPYGSANPVHGASGYMAIHPGVNIGPSNGQVPNYMPPSYQPHEYHQYSHSQLQPQPQPQVQLSPQKFQNQPQPQVQIQQQPQPQQPLPQRPTQSPAQGQGVQPQVKPQGGSVAALGLGAAFGRVIGGAILSEIMSNEVNLNLYEV encoded by the exons ATGTTTATTGTAG AGCAAACAAAGACAATCTTGAACATGTCTTCCTCAGGATTGGATAACGCCACAGAGAACCCAACTCTTGAGCTTAAAATCACATCAGCTAGTGTCGAGAATATTGATGCCACAGACAAGATTGACGTGTACGCTGTCATTTCGATTAACGGCAGCGCTACTCAAAAGAAACGATCGGCCAAAACACCCATTGACTACGACGGGGGTTCCAATCCGACGTGGAATCACACCGTCAAGTTCTCCTTCAACGAGAGAGAAGCCAACGAAGGCTTACTGAATATCAAGGTGGAGTTGTATAGCTATTGGCTCGAAGATGAGAATGACGTTTCTTTAGGAGAAGTCAACGTTCCGGTTCAAGAGCTTCTTGCTACAAATCCTCTTCCACCGTTTTCTAACGGTGACGTCAGCAAAATGAAGCCGGTGACTTATCCTATCAAGTTCATCGGAGAAACAAAACCAAATGGAAAGCTAAGCCTGTCGTACCGTTTCAAACCTGCCCCGGTTCATGATCTGTATCCTACACCGTTAGAACCGGTTTATCTGCCACCTTTTGTTCAACCCGGTTACACAAACCCAGATCCAGCAAGATTGGGCCAGCCCGTTATATATACCCCTCAGTGTCAGACTCAAACCACTGTGACAGAGCTAACCATAGAGCTCGTGATCAAATCCGCCAACAACATCAGAAACGTCAACGTGTTCGATGACATGGACGTATATGCTTCCGTTATGATCTGTGAGGGCAAGACAACAAAGCATAAGACCAAAACCCCTATCGCCTATTCTGGCTTTAAATTTCCAACTTGGAACCACGCCGTTAAGTTTTCCCTGGGCGAGGAAAAGTTAGCTCGGGAAGACCGTTTTAGCCTCGTTGTGGAGTTGATGAGCCACCGACGTGTGATGGGAGATAAACATATTGGAAAAGTTAGTGTCCAGATTCAAGAACTTATTGGTTCTAATCCGCCGTCGCCATGTACTGACGTTGATATTAACAATATGAAGTTGGTTACGCACAAGGTGGGAGGTGTGTACGGGGAAGGAACCCTAAGCTTCACATATAGGTTTCTTGAGGAGCAAGTTGCAATTCCGATTGTGCCAGGCACAACACCCCAACCTTTTATTATGTATGTACCAGTCCCACATCATCCCTATGGGTCAGCAAACCCGGTTCATGGAGCTTCGGGTTACATGGCTATTCACCCAGGGGTAAATATTGGGCCAAGTAACGGTCAAGTACCAAATTATATGCCACCCTCATATCAGCCACATGAATACCATCAATATTCACACTCGCAGCTGCAGCCGCAACCACAACCGCAAGTGCAGTTATCACCACAAAAGTTTCAGAATCAACCACAACCTCAGGTTCAGATTCAGCAGCAGCCACAACCACAACAACCACTACCACAGCGACCGACACAATCACCGGCGCAAGGGCAAGGAGTACAGCCACAAGTGAAGCCACAAGGAGGGAGTGTCGCAGCCCTAGGACTAGGGGCGGCCTTCGGCCGAGTAATAGGAGGAGCTATACTGAGTGAAATAATGTCTAACGAAGTAAATCTAAACCTATACGAAGTTTAA
- the LOC106305448 gene encoding pentatricopeptide repeat-containing protein At4g15720, with product MNKRFLQNVRFVPANSSFVDDVFHLKSKASLVHKLSESTHLFLTSSLQSSIFKLGFASDTFTVNRLINSYVKLRETNTARKLFDEMPEPNVVSWTSVISGFNDTGQPQTALSMFQQMHEDEYVAPNEFTFASVFKACSALAESRIGKSIHARLEMSGRRSNTVVSSSLLDMYGKCNDVETARRVFDSMIGCGRNVVSWTSMITAYAQNARGHEAIELFRTFNADTTTLDRPNQFMLASVISACSSLGRLQWGKVAHGVVTHGGYETNHVVATSLLDMYAKCGSLSCAEKIFLTICRHSVISYTSMIMAKAKHGLGEAALQLFDEMVAKRIRPNYVTLLAVLHACSHSGLVTEGLGYLNSMVEKYGVVPDPRHYTCVVDMLGRFGRVDEAYALAKTIEVGGEQGALLWGALLSAGRLHGRVDIVGEASKRLIESNQQVTSAYVALSNAYAVAGGWEDSESLRLEMRRGGNVKERACSWIEIKDSVYAFHAGDLSCDESGEIVRFIKDLEKRMKERGHRGSSSMITSSSVFVDVDEEAKEEIVSLHCERLALAFGLIHLPEGSTIRIMNNLRMCRDCHEAFKLISGIVEREIVVRDVNRFHCFKDGSCTCRDFW from the coding sequence ATGAATAAAAGGTTTCTACAAAATGTCCGTTTTGTCCCTGCGAACTCTTCATTCGTCGACGATGTCTTCCATCTCAAAAGTAAAGCTTCCTTGGTCCACAAGCTTTCAGAATCTACCCATCTCTTTCTCACGAGCTCATTGCAAAGTTCAATTTTCAAACTTGGGTTCGCGAGCGACACATTCACTGTGAATCGCCTCATAAACAGCTATGTGAAGCTCAGAGAAACCAACACTGCACGCAAGCTGTTCGACGAAATGCCTGAACCAAACGTCGTTTCCTGGACTTCGGTTATCTCTGGGTTTAACGACACGGGTCAACCTCAAACTGCTCTGTCTATGTTCCAACAAATGCACGAAGACGAATATGTAGCTCCCAACGAGTTCACGTTCGCGAGTGTATTCAAAGCCTGCTCTGCTTTGGCAGAATCAAGAATCGGGAAAAGCATCCACGCCCGTCTTGAGATGTCCGGGCGGAGAAGCAACACCGTGGTGAGCTCCTCTCTTCTTGACATGTATGGCAAATGCAACGACGTGGAAACAGCTAGACGGGTTTTCGACTCGATGATTGGCTGTGGGAGAAACGTTGTTTCTTGGACATCGATGATCACTGCTTATGCGCAGAACGCTCGTGGACATGAAGCTATTGAGTTATTTAGAACATTCAATGCTGATACAACGACGTTGGATAGACCGAATCAGTTTATGCTAGCTAGTGTTATTAGTGCTTGCTCTAGTTTAGGTAGGCTACAATGGGGTAAAGTTGCTCACGGTGTAGTTACTCATGGTGGTTACGAAACGAACCATGTGGTTGCCACGTCGCTTCTTGATATGTACGCCAAATGTGGGTCTCTAAGCTGTGCAGAGAAGATCTTCTTGACGATTTGCCGTCACTCTGTGATCTCGTACACGTCTATGATCATGGCAAAGGCAAAGCATGGACTTGGAGAAGCCGCGCTTCAGCTTTTCGACGAGATGGTTGCGAAGAGAATAAGGCCTAACTATGTAACGTTACTCGCCGTGTTACACGCTTGTAGCCATTCGGGTTTAGTCACCGAAGGACTAGGATACTTGAACTCAATGGTTGAGAAGTACGGTGTGGTTCCTGATCCCAGGCATTACACTTGTGTTGTTGATATGCTTGGAAGATTTGGCCGTGTTGACGAGGCTTACGCTCTGGCGAAAACTATAGAAGTTGGAGGAGAGCAAGGTGCGCTCTTGTGGGGAGCTCTTCTCTCAGCTGGTAGGTTGCATGGAAGAGTTGATATCGTTGGCGAGGCGAGCAAACGTTTAATAGAATCGAATCAGCAAGTGACGAGTGCATATGTTGCATTATCTAATGCTTATGCTGTGGCTGGAGGGTGGGAAGATTCAGAGTCTCTTCGTTTAGAGATGAGACGTGGCGGAAATGTGAAAGAGCGAGCTTGTAGCTGGATTGAGATTAAGGACTCGGTTTATGCATTTCATGCTGGGGATTTGTCGTGTGATGAGAGCGGTGAGATTGTGAGGTTTATAAAGGATCTGGAGAAGAGAATGAAGGAGAGAGGACACAGGGGAAGTAGTAGTATGATCACGAGTTCATCGGTTTTTGTTGATGTGGATGAAGAAGCCAAAGAGGAAATTGTGAGTTTGCATTGTGAGAGATTGGCTTTAGCCTTTGGATTGATACATTTGCCTGAAGGATCGACGATTAGGATTATGAACAACTTGAGGATGTGCAGAGATTGTCATGAGGCTTTCAAGCTGATCAGTGGGATTGTGGAGAGGGAAATTGTTGTTAGAGATGTGAATAGGTTTCATTGCTTTAAGGATGGATCTTGTACTTGCCGTGATTTTTGGTGA